A single Macaca mulatta isolate MMU2019108-1 chromosome 11, T2T-MMU8v2.0, whole genome shotgun sequence DNA region contains:
- the ETFRF1 gene encoding electron transfer flavoprotein regulatory factor 1 isoform X1, with protein sequence MKMANSLRGEVLKLYKNLLYLGRDYPKGADYFKKRLKNIFLKNKDVKNPEKIKELIAQGEFVMKELEALYFLRKYRAMKQRYYSDTNKTN encoded by the exons ATGAAAATGGCCAATTCTTTAAGAGGAGAAGTactaaaactttataaaaat CTGCTGTATCTTGGACGAGACTATCCAAAAGGAGCAGACTATTTTAAAAAGCGTTTGAAGaacattttccttaaaaacaaagaTGTGAAGAATCCAGAGAAGATCAAAGAACTTATTGCACAGGGCGAATTTGTAATGAAAGAGCTAGAAGCCTTGTACTTCCTTAGGAAATACAGAGCTATGAAACAACGCTATTATTCAGATACCAACAAAACTAATTGA
- the ETFRF1 gene encoding electron transfer flavoprotein regulatory factor 1 — MKMANSLRGEVLKLYKNLLYLGRDYPKGADYFKKRLKNIFLKNKDVKNPEKIKELIAQGEFVMKELEALYFLRKYRAMKQRYYSDTNKTN; from the exons ATGAAAATGGCCAATTCTTTAAGAGGAGAAGTactaaaactttataaaaat CTGCTGTATCTTGGACGAGACTATCCAAAAGGAGCAGACTATTTTAAAAAGCGTTTGAAGaacattttccttaaaaacaaagaTGTGAAGAATCCAGAGAAGATCAAAGAACTTATTGCACAGGGCGAATTTGTAATGAAAGAGCTAGAAGCCTTGTACTTCCTTAGGAAATACAGAGCTATGAAACAACGCTATTATTCAGATACCAACAAAACTA ATTGA